One window of the Dermacentor andersoni chromosome 10, qqDerAnde1_hic_scaffold, whole genome shotgun sequence genome contains the following:
- the LOC126543455 gene encoding neprilysin-1-like, producing MSHGADITPDDRRVTEAPYSSRSEELSGSLSPQDPRCTTVQTRSRTQILVARSPSRLPYMAVCSVGLLMVAVGVAVTTYKLHAGDAIMDLFNRSMELLRRGSNGSVSSGGDENILAGADASYLVKHKRKVLGTQSTCKGDVCLWAESYLRGRLNSTVNPCTDFYAHVCSRHWTALDLDVQSRAYRERAAGMMMTDIEKFFRDYLKENEDHYHKYPGVFLHQAISLLPKCESEEKSDKNFTTLRSLLAEYNLGSWPYKKAPRGANIVTVSAYVDRDLGVFPFARVFLRRPFEDDRGYTVHIDAPSLTMRRYNLAYLDEAPENFTRKVATALSLFDQKQNVSEQVEAIVHLEKRLHSIMGAPHFIEFQDRTKRVGQLDHTGKWDWKDYFAILFQDIETFRNDKPVALMNHEYISKLSAIINETDTVTLLNYVGYRLVVHLSPLLAKAASPLLRLSHDDYLESIPDRRQACMHLLERLYRHGMRFFGRMTFSKSNSTLLFKHYDYSLSGLEVQLKSSMTDRLLSSSSWLDRSAIGIGVDKIENMRFVFLGSTDDINTIASYYNFNAPPLDPSHLIGSFRELQASTMNTYWETKPPNDDLDARYDHTALSPGHEYFFGRNVLFIPHANIAFLNDISKSIEPILFPLILAEIFRGMFGAVDRRGATVDHNLAVATWWNADEMSKFSQLELCFQDQYYVEIRDLIGDNFEARLRLEENLADNAIMGPLHDMYMKVLMSQDGADRLKITVDDRQLDMEQLFFILYAVGLCDNPNRDAWMRKLKFGDIPGRLRVNIPLMNFAKFSAAFGCAASMPMNPTRKCTIW from the coding sequence ATGTCCCACGGCGCCGACATCACGCCGGACGACCGCCGGGTGACCGAAGCCCCATACTCCTCCCGCTCGGAAGAGCTGTCGGGCTCGCTGTCGCCGCAGGATCCCAGATGCACGACTGTCCAGACGCGGTCGCGGACGCAGATCCTGGTGGCCCGCTCGCCCAGCCGCCTGCCGTATATGGCCGTGTGCAGCGTGGGCCTCCTAAtggtcgccgtcggcgtcgccgtgacgaCCTACAAGTTACATGCAGGCGATGCGATCATGGACCTCTTCAACCGCTCCATGGAGCTGCTTCGACGCGGAAGCAACGGATCGGTGAGCAGTGGCGGCGACGAGAACATCCTGGCTGGAGCGGATGCGAGCTACCTGGTCAAACACAAAAGAAAGGTCCTCGGCACCCAATCCACCTGCAAGGGTGACGTGTGCCTGTGGGCCGAAAGCTACCTGCGCGGCCGGCTGAACTCTACTGTCAACCCGTGCACCGACTTCTATGCACATGTCTGCTCACGGCATTGGACGGCGCTCGACTTGGATGTCCAGTCGAGGGCGTACAGGGAACGAGCCGCAGGCATGATGATGACCGACATCGAGAAGTTCTTCCGGGACTACttaaaagaaaacgaagaccacTACCACAAGTACCCGGGTGTGTTCTTGCACCAAGCCATctcgctgctgccaaagtgcGAGTCTGAAGAAAAGAGTGACAAGAACTTCACGACGTTGCGAAGCCTCCTGGCAGAGTACAACCTTGGTAGCTGGCCCTACAAGAAAGCACCACGGGGTGCAAACATCGTCACTGTCTCTGCTTACGTGGACCGTGACCTCGGCGTCTTTCCGTTTGCCAGAGTATTCCTCCGGAGGCCTTTCGAAGACGATCGAGGCTACACTGTTCACATCGACGCACCGAGCCTAACAATGAGGAGGTACAATCTAGCGTACCTCGACGAAGCGCCAGAGAACTTCACTCGAAAGGTAGCCACTGCGTTGTCACTCTTCGACCAAAAGCAAAACGTGTCTGAACAAGTGGAGGCCATTGTCCACCTTGAGAAGAGACTCCACAGCATTATGGGTGCGCCGCACTTCATTGAGTTCCAGGACCGGACCAAACGCGTGGGGCAGCTCGATCACACAGGAAAGTGGGATTGGAAAGACTACTTCGCCATCCTATTTCAGGACATAGAAACATTCCGAAATGACAAGCCAGTGGCTCTTATGAATCATGAGTACATCAGCAAGCTTTCCGCCATCATCAACGAGACAGACACAGTAACCCTTCTGAACTACGTTGGCTACCGTCTCGTGGTGCATCTGTCTCCGCTGCTCGCCAAGGCTGCAAGTCCTCTGCTGCGTTTGAGCCACGACGACTATCTGGAGTCTATCCCAGATCGGCGTCAAGCTTGCATGCACTTACTGGAACGGCTCTACAGGCACGGCATGCGTTTCTTCGGCCGGATGACGTTCAGCAAAAGCAACTCGACGTTGCTGTTCAAGCACTATGACTACAGCCTGTCTGGCCTCGAAGTACAATTGAAGAGCAGCATGACGGATCGCCTTCTGTCATCCTCGTCGTGGCTGGACCGTTCTGCAATTGGCATTGGCGTTGACAAGATCGAGAACATGCGCTTCGTCTTCTTGGGTAGCACAGACGACATCAACACAATCGCGAGCTACTACAACTTCAATGCTCCACCGCTCGACCCAAGCCACTTGATCGGCAGCTTCCGAGAACTGCAGGCAAGTACCATGAACACTTACTGGGAGACAAAGCCTCCGAATGACGACCTCGACGCAAGGTACGACCACACGGCCCTGTCACCAGGACATGAGTACTTCTTCGGCCGTAACGTTCTCTTCATACCGCACGCTAACATTGCCTTCCTCAACGACATCAGCAAGAGCATCGAACCGATTCTCTTCCCTCTAATCCTGGCCGAAATCTTCCGAGGCATGTTTGGAGCCGTGGACAGGCGCGGAGCAACCGTGGACCACAACCTCGCAGTGGCCACTTGGTGGAACGCTGACGAGATGAGCAAGTTCTCACAACTGGAACTCTGCTTCCAGGACCAGTACTACGTCGAGATACGAGACCTCATCGGGGACAACTTTGAGGCACGGTTAAGACTGGAGGAGAACCTCGCAGACAACGCCATCATGGGGCCGTTGCACGACATGTACATGAAGGTTCTGATGTCCCAAGACGGGGCCGACAGGCTCAAGATCACGGTGGACGATCGGCAGCTGGACATGGAACAGCTGTTCTTCATTCTCTATGCCGTGGGACTGTGCGACAATCCGAACCGCGATGCCTGGATGCGGAAACTCAAGTTCGGCGACATTCCCGGTCGGCTACGAGTCAACATTCCGCTCATGAACTTCGCGAAGTTCTCAGCTGCCTTCGGTTGTGCGGCGAGCATGCCCATGAACCCGACGCGCAAGTGCACCATCTGGTGA